The Phycisphaerae bacterium DNA segment GAACCCCCGGCGGTATTCTCCTTTGAATAGACCGCCGCCGAACTGACGTAAACAAAACGTTGAACGCGCCGGCTCAAAGCCGCATGCAGCAACCGCCGCGTGCCCTCAATGGTCGTCTGTCGGAAGTCCTCCCACTTTCCCGTCATCTCGACGCGAGCTGCGCAGTGAAAAACCACGTCGCCGGGATGGACCAGGGCGGCGCAAGCCTCCGCGTCGGTCAGATCACCGCGGATCGGCCGGGCGTGAAGGGCCTCAACCCTCGCGTCATCCTCGGGTCGACGCACGAGGACGCGGACGCACTCTGCCTGCGGCACCAGAAGGCGAACGACGGCTTCGCCGAGGAATCCCGTACCACCGGTAACGGCTGCCTGCATTAGTCCGATCCTCTGGGACGCCGTGGAATCCAACGCGGAACCCGGTCAAGGTAGGCAGTATAGCTTGTGCCGAAGCGTTTGCGTAGCAGCGGTTCTTCCAGCAACGTGACCTGCAAATGGGCGACGATTATTGCCAGCAGGAAAAGCAGCAGGATGCCCGTCGATGAGAAGATCAGGGACTCGCCCAGCAGCATCAGAACCGCGCTGCCGGCGATCGGGTTGCGGACCCAGCGGTAGATCCCGCAGGCGACGAATTCCCTCGGAGGATCGAACTCCACATCGCCGCCTCGCCCGCGACTGGTGAGCAATCGCGACGAGAGCAGGTAAGCGATCAGGAAAACGACAAAGACGACGACGCCGATCATCCGTCCCGGACGGCCGATCTCGATGTGAAGCGAAGGAACATACACGTCAATCTGATACGCCAGCCAAGGTAGTCCAACAAGCAGCAACGACAGAAAGACGACCGTGTAGAAGACGTAACGGATCGTGACCGGAACGGATTCCAGGAAAGTCGAGAGGCTTCGAGCTGGCGGAGGCTGATCGGTGTGGCCGTTGCGCTGCGGCATCTCACCACCGCACCGCGAAGCCGGCAGTCATCCATTTGCTGGATTCGACCGAGTCGAGCAGAATCGTCTGTCCCGGCTTAATCTCCCCCGATCGAACCATCTCATCAAAATGGAGCAGCAGGGATGTCCCGCCGCAGTAACCCGTCTTGCCGGCGCGGAATCGCAATTGTTCCCGGGTGATATGGAAGTACTCGGTGAACAGATCGATGTTGTCCTCGTAGAGCTGTCGGGTGGGAATCGATGCCACAATGGCATCAATCTTGTGCGGATCGATCCCCAGAGCCCGGGTCATCCGCACGAGCCCCTCGAAGAGCAGCTTGCCGGCGCTGCGATTGACGGCGGAAAAATCCTGGTCCAGATGATGCGTACCGAGTTCAAACACGTGAGGGATCTGATGCTCGACGTCCACCAGATCGGCGACGCCGCCGCCCGCCGTCATCCCCGCGGGCATCCCGCCGCCGACTGACTCGACATAGGTTCCCAGCAATTCGTGTTGCACGTGGTTGCTGCCCGGGGCCATTGCCTGGAGCAGGACGGCACCGCTGCCGTCGGCCAGGATATACCTCAACGAGGCCTGCTTCTTGTTGATCCGGCTCTGATTGTAGTAGCAGTTCCGAAGATAGACACTGGACAACTGCGAGTAGACGACCAGAGCGGTCTTGTATCGGCCACACCGAAGGGCGTCGCAGGCGATCTGCATGCACTTGCCCACACCCGCACAATTGGAGTGGATCTCCATCTCGGCGCATTGCTTGATCCCCAGTCTTTCCTGGAGTATCGCCGAGGTTGGCGGCGTCGAGCAATCGTAGCTCGGGCAGCTCAGCAGAAGCAGTTCGACGTCGTCGGGTTGCTTGCCTGCGGCCTGGAGGGCCCGCCTTGCGGCTTCTTCCGCCAGCGAGGCGACCGTATGAGTCAGCCTGTGGGTCTTGGGGTCAATGGCAAAATGCCGGAACTCCACGCCGCTTGAAGCCAGCATACGAGAGGCCACATTCTGAATGTACGACTTGACGTTTTCCGGGGCATGGTCCAGCGGCCCCAGGATCTCATCAAGTCGATCATTCGGCACGGGGTCTCCCGGGAGAAATGAACCCGTGCCCACAATGGAAACGCGGTGGAAATCAGCGCTCACGTATCGATCTCTTTCGCTCGTGCTCTGACTATGCTACCCTACTGCCTTGGTTAGTCAGCCGTCGTTGTAAGACGCGTATATTGTCGCAGGCGTCCGCAACTGTCAACATGCCCGGAGACAGAACACGGCCGGGAAGCGACGGGCAAAAGCGGCATTGGATCAGGGACGCACATGCCTTTATCCCCTATTTGTTGGGCCAGAGGCGGCAAGGAAGCCCATGAATAGCATCGGTAATACACGGTCCCGGTTTCACGGCGCCGGCGGCTTTCCGCGACGCTTGGGAGTCGCTTATGGCTAGGTGGATCGTGCGCTTGTGTGCGATTGCCGGGCTGGGAGCCATCGTTTGGCTGACCTATCGGCAGTTCAGGCCGCGAGAGTATGTTCAAATCCGCACCGTCGAAGTCAGTCGCGGTCCTCTTTGTCTGACAGTGACGGCGACCGGGCGTCTGGCACCCACGACCCAGGTTCTCGTCGGCTGCGAAGTCTCTGGAACCGTGGGCGAAATCTTCGTGAACCACAATGGTCGCGTCAAGAAGGGGCAGGTTATAGCCCGCCTGAAACCAGAGCTTTTCCAGGCGGAACACGAACAGGCGAATGCCGAGCTGGCTCGGGCCCAGGCCACCCTACGCCAACTGGAAGTCCAAGAGGCTGAGGCCAAACGTCGATTTGAGAGAATCCAGAGACTACAGGCCCAGAACGCGGCGGGCGACGAGGAGTATCGCACCCTGGAGGCTGCCTGGAAAGCTGCCACGGCCAGCACCGAGGCAGGTCGCGCAGCCGTCCGGGGCGCGCAGAACGCAGTCGATCTGACGAAATACCGTCTTGGAAAGACTGAGGTTATTTCACCCATCGACGGGATTGTCTTGGATCGTCGGGTCGACGTGGGCCAGACGGTGGCTGCTGCCCTCATGACGCCCGAGCTTTTTGTGCTGGCGGAGGATCTTTCGCGAATGGACCTGTTGGCCGACGTGAGCGAGGCGGACGTCGGTTACATCTGCCCCGGCCAGCAGGCGACTTTCACTGTCAATGCCTATCGTGATCGCGAGTTCTCCGGCACCGTTCGACAGATTCGCAACCAACCCCACACCGTCGGAAACGTCGTGACCTATGCAGTGGTGATCGAGGTTGCGAACAACGAGTTGCTTCTTAGGCCGGGCATGCCCGCTGATATCAGCCTTGAAGTTGCCCGACAAGACGACGCCTTAAAGGTGCCCAACGCGGCCCTGCGGTTCTTGCCGCCGATTCCTCCGGATGAGATGCGCCGACTCAAAGAGAAAGCCGATTGGCCGCCCACGCCGGAACCGATCCCGGTCGCCGGTGACCTGCGGGCCACGAGCAGGCCCGATGAGGTGAGCCTTATGCCCCCCCCGATCCAGCCCGGTCAGGGATTCCTGTGGCGGCATGTGAACGGAGCGTGGACCATGGTCCCGGTGTGGACGGGTTACAGCGATAACCGCGAGACGATCCTCTACCCGCGCCAGGGCGTTGAGGAAGGCATGACCTTTGTCGCAGAGTACATCGTTTCCAGGAGCGACGCCCAGAGTGAGTTTCAGAAAGCCATCCTGATGACCGCGCCGGAGAACCGGCGGTTTTGATCCGAGCATGATGAAACCGATTGTCGAACTGGTGGATGTCCATAAGGTCTATGACATGGGCGAGGTCAAGGTACACGCTCTGTGCGGCGTGAATCTGACCATAGCGGAGGGCGAGTTTACCGCCATTATGGGGGCCAGCGGCTCGGGCAAGAGCACCATGCTCAATGTTCTCGGCTGCCTGGATCAGCCCACACGCGGACGCTACATCCTTGATGGGCAGCCGGTCGACGACCTCGACGAAGAAGAACTTGCCCGGTGCCGCCGCATGAAGCTCGGGTTCGTTTTTCAGAACTTCAATCTGCTCCATCGCAGCACGGCCCTCGAAAACATCGAACTGCCGCTCGTCTATCTGGGCATCGGCGTGCGGGAACGTTATCGTCGGGCCAAGGAGGTCCTGGAGGTCGTGGGCTTGGCCGACCGGATCAACCACATGCCGTGGCAGCTTTCGGGCGGGCAGCAGCAGCGCGTCGCCTTGGCCCGGGCCCTGGTGAGCAACCCGCGGCTGCTGCTGGCGGACGAACCGACCGGCAACCTGGATTCCAGGACTGCGGCCGAGGTGCTCGAACTGATCGCCAGACTCCATCGCGAGGAATCGCTGACCGTGATCCTGGTGACTCACGATGCCGAGATCGCCTCGCGGGCCCATCGCATCGTGATGCTGCACGACGGCGCCGTGGTTCACGACCAGCCGTCGCCGCTGTGCGGCGGACCGCCGATTCCGGCCATTAAGAGCCTCGCGCAGGTAAGTTGCGGCGGCCCCGCTTCAGACGAAAACGCAGGAGGCCGGCCGTGACCGCAGTCGTCTGGATCGAGAGCTTCCGGATCGCCTTCCGAGAGATGCGCCGCCATCGCACGCGGAGCATCCTGACCATGCTGGGAGTGGTCATCGGCGTCGCGGCGATCATCGCGGTGGTGTCCATCAGCCAGGGAGCCAAGCACAGCATCCAGGGACAGATCGCCAAGGTCGGAAGCAATATGATCCTGATCATCCCCGGCTCGACCAGCCAGGGGGGCGTCCATGGCGGGGCCGGCTCGGCCAAGACCCTGACGATCGAAGATGCCGAGGCCCTCCAGCGCGAATGCTCGGCGGTCGCCTATGCCGCCCCCGTCAGCCGGCTGGTCTGCCAGGTGGTCAGTGAGTTGGGAAACTGGTCGACCCCGGTTAGCGGGACCAATGCCGACTACCTGAGAGTCCGATCGTGGGGCGTGCAGGCCGGTCGTCCGATGGAGCCGCGAGACGTTGTCAGCGGCGCCAAGGTCTGTCTTATCGGCAAGACCACCGCCCAGAACCTCTTCGGCCAGGAAGACCCGGTCGGCCAGCGGGTCCGGATCAAAGGCACGCCGATGCAGATTGTCGGCGTGCTCGAAGAGAAAGGGCAAAACCCCCTTGGATATGACGAGGACGACTCGATCATCGTTCCGATCACCACCTGCTTCCGTCACCTCGCCGGTGACAACCGCGTTCATGCGCTGGTCGTCTCCGCCGTCGGCGAAAAGGAAATCCCGATGGCCATCAACCAGATCAGGACCGTGCTGCGACACCGTCACCAGCTTCGCGAGGCGGACCTCGACGATTTCACCGTCAAAAGCATTTCCGAGGCCGCCAAGACGGCCGAGAAGGCGTCCAACATCATGACCGGCCTGCTGGTCACCATCGCCGGCATCAGCCTGTTGGTCGGCGGCATCGGCATCATGAATATTATGCTGGTCACGGTCATGGAGCGAACGCGTGAAATCGGCGTCCGCATGGCCCTGGGTGCCGCCCGACGGATGATCATGCACCAGTTCATGATCGAGGCCGCGACGCTGGCCGGCGTCGGCGGCGCGCTGGGCACCATCCTCGGCGTGCTCGGCAGCAGTTTCATCTCCAACAAAACCGGCATCCCCGCGATGATGACGCCGTGGCTGATCATCGGTCCGATGACCTTTGCCATCATTGTCGGGGTGGTCTTCGGCCTGTTGCCCGCCCGCCGTGCCTCGCGGCTCAACCCCGTCGAATCTCTCCGCCACGAGTAACCCGGGCGATGCCGACGCCCCC contains these protein-coding regions:
- a CDS encoding 3-oxoacyl-ACP synthase III family protein, with product MSADFHRVSIVGTGSFLPGDPVPNDRLDEILGPLDHAPENVKSYIQNVASRMLASSGVEFRHFAIDPKTHRLTHTVASLAEEAARRALQAAGKQPDDVELLLLSCPSYDCSTPPTSAILQERLGIKQCAEMEIHSNCAGVGKCMQIACDALRCGRYKTALVVYSQLSSVYLRNCYYNQSRINKKQASLRYILADGSGAVLLQAMAPGSNHVQHELLGTYVESVGGGMPAGMTAGGGVADLVDVEHQIPHVFELGTHHLDQDFSAVNRSAGKLLFEGLVRMTRALGIDPHKIDAIVASIPTRQLYEDNIDLFTEYFHITREQLRFRAGKTGYCGGTSLLLHFDEMVRSGEIKPGQTILLDSVESSKWMTAGFAVRW
- a CDS encoding ABC transporter ATP-binding protein — translated: MMKPIVELVDVHKVYDMGEVKVHALCGVNLTIAEGEFTAIMGASGSGKSTMLNVLGCLDQPTRGRYILDGQPVDDLDEEELARCRRMKLGFVFQNFNLLHRSTALENIELPLVYLGIGVRERYRRAKEVLEVVGLADRINHMPWQLSGGQQQRVALARALVSNPRLLLADEPTGNLDSRTAAEVLELIARLHREESLTVILVTHDAEIASRAHRIVMLHDGAVVHDQPSPLCGGPPIPAIKSLAQVSCGGPASDENAGGRP
- a CDS encoding ABC transporter permease — protein: MTAVVWIESFRIAFREMRRHRTRSILTMLGVVIGVAAIIAVVSISQGAKHSIQGQIAKVGSNMILIIPGSTSQGGVHGGAGSAKTLTIEDAEALQRECSAVAYAAPVSRLVCQVVSELGNWSTPVSGTNADYLRVRSWGVQAGRPMEPRDVVSGAKVCLIGKTTAQNLFGQEDPVGQRVRIKGTPMQIVGVLEEKGQNPLGYDEDDSIIVPITTCFRHLAGDNRVHALVVSAVGEKEIPMAINQIRTVLRHRHQLREADLDDFTVKSISEAAKTAEKASNIMTGLLVTIAGISLLVGGIGIMNIMLVTVMERTREIGVRMALGAARRMIMHQFMIEAATLAGVGGALGTILGVLGSSFISNKTGIPAMMTPWLIIGPMTFAIIVGVVFGLLPARRASRLNPVESLRHE
- a CDS encoding isoprenylcysteine carboxylmethyltransferase family protein, with amino-acid sequence MPQRNGHTDQPPPARSLSTFLESVPVTIRYVFYTVVFLSLLLVGLPWLAYQIDVYVPSLHIEIGRPGRMIGVVVFVVFLIAYLLSSRLLTSRGRGGDVEFDPPREFVACGIYRWVRNPIAGSAVLMLLGESLIFSSTGILLLFLLAIIVAHLQVTLLEEPLLRKRFGTSYTAYLDRVPRWIPRRPRGSD
- a CDS encoding efflux RND transporter periplasmic adaptor subunit; protein product: MARWIVRLCAIAGLGAIVWLTYRQFRPREYVQIRTVEVSRGPLCLTVTATGRLAPTTQVLVGCEVSGTVGEIFVNHNGRVKKGQVIARLKPELFQAEHEQANAELARAQATLRQLEVQEAEAKRRFERIQRLQAQNAAGDEEYRTLEAAWKAATASTEAGRAAVRGAQNAVDLTKYRLGKTEVISPIDGIVLDRRVDVGQTVAAALMTPELFVLAEDLSRMDLLADVSEADVGYICPGQQATFTVNAYRDREFSGTVRQIRNQPHTVGNVVTYAVVIEVANNELLLRPGMPADISLEVARQDDALKVPNAALRFLPPIPPDEMRRLKEKADWPPTPEPIPVAGDLRATSRPDEVSLMPPPIQPGQGFLWRHVNGAWTMVPVWTGYSDNRETILYPRQGVEEGMTFVAEYIVSRSDAQSEFQKAILMTAPENRRF